ATCATCTTGGTCCATGTTTTCTTCTTCTATTGCATGTTCTGGCAAAAAAGCCTCTCCACTAGCTAGTTTTGGTGCCACTTCCACTTCGTTCACTAAAAATTTATGTAATACCGTCATATGTATTGGTTTTATCACTGTGTTTTTCGGTATAATCGGTTGATTCGTTTTCCCCATTATATCTGTTGTGACCATACATCCTGACACTAATTGGCTAGGATGGATTCGCATGTTTTCACTTCCTCTACTTATTCATAAAGAAAAGCTCGGGGCGCCCTGCTAGCGACGTACAAACTGCTGCTCATAGGACGTGGCTTGGTTCGATGTTGCTACGTGATGTAGAGGTAGCAATCGGCTGTTGACTTATCGCAAGGAGGTGCAGGAAGTCTTCTGGGCGCTGGAGCTAGACATGTATGCAGCTAGAACTCATACTTTCTTTACTTGTAAAAAAGAGGACCACAAAAACTGTGTATCCTCTTTTCTTCTTACTCTTCTTCTGTAGATTCTTGTTGGTCTGAAATCGTGTCATTTTCCTCTAATGTTTCACTAGACTGAACTGCTGTATCTTCCTCTTCATCATCTTCTTTGTTTTCGATTTGTGCTACCGTTGCAACCTCTTCGTCATCTTGTAGACGTATCAAACGAACACCTTGCGTATTACGGCCTGTTTGAGAGATACTTTCAACAGGCATACGGATAAGGACGCCACTTTCTGTGATAATCATAATATCCTCATCACCTATGACAGATTTGACCGTAACTACTTCCCCATTTTTATCGGTTAAGTTGCAGGAACGAATCCCTTTTCCGCCCCTGCCAGTAATACGATACTCATTTGCTGGAGTACGTTTACCGAAGCCTTTCGTGGTAACGTTAAGGACCTGAAGACCATCTTCGATCATTTCCATGGAAACCACTTCATCGCCATCTCGTAAGGATATTCCTTTCACACCAGCTGCTGTTCTTCCCATCGTCCGAACATCTTCCTCAGGGAAGCGAATGACATATCCACCTTTTGTTCCAATCATAATATGCTTGGAGCCATCCGTTAACCGTACGGAAATTAACTCATCATCTTCTCGAAGGCCTAGTGCAATAAGTCCTCCACGTCGGATATTGGCAAACTGTGATAATGTTGTACGTTTTGAGATCCCGTGCTTCGTTGTAAAGAATAGGTACCAGTCATCCACAAAGTCTTCAACCGCAATAACAGCGTTCACCCATTCTCCTTTTTCAATCTCTAATAGATTAATAATCGGAATTCCTTTTGCTGTTCGACTAAACTCAGGGACTTCATATCCTTTTGCTCGATAGACTTTTCCTTTGTTTGTAAAGAACAGTAAGGTGTTGTGCGTGGAAGTAGATAGAAGATGCTCTACGAAATCATCCTCATTCGTACCCATTCCCTGTACACCACGTCCTCCGCGTCGTTGCGAACGATACGTAGATGCTGGTAACCGTTTTACGTAACCTTGGTGCGTTACCGTAACGACAATTGTTTCTTCAGGAATTAAGTCTTCATCTTCAATAAAGTCTGTTCCACCTGTAATAATTTCAGTACGACGTGTATCGTTAAAACGCTCTTTTATTTCGGTTAGTTCTTCACGAATAATTTCAAGAACTTTTTCATTATCTGCTAGAATTGCTTTCAACTCCGCAATTAAATTAACTAACTCTTGATACTCATCTTCAATCTTTTCACGTTCTAGACCTGTTAAGCGTTGTAAACGCATGTCTAAAATAGCTTGTGCTTGCTTATCGCTTAGTTCATAATTCGTCATTAAGCCTTCTTTGGCAATATCGGTTGTTTGAGACTCGCGAATAAGCGTAATAATTTCGTCAATATGATCAAGCGCAATACGTAAACCTTCTAGTATATGAGCTCGAGCCTCTGCTTTTCTTAACTCATATTCCGTTCTACGACGAATCACAACTTTCTGGTGATCAAGGTAATGCTCAAGACATTGCTTTAAATTCAATACTTTTGGTTGACCATTTTCAAGAGCAAGCATGTTAATGCCAAAAGAGGTTTGGAGAGCTGTTTGTTTATATAGGTTATTTAGTACGACATTCGGATTCACATCACGACGAAGTTCAATTACAACACGTAACCCGTCACGGTCGGACTCATCTCTAAGGTCTGTAATGCCTTCAATTTTCTTATCACGAACAAGCTCAGCAATTTTTTCAATTAGTTTGGCTTTATTGACTTGGAAAGGTAACTCTGATACAAGCAATTTTGATTTTCCATTTGCTTGCTCTTCAATCTCTACTTTTGCTCGGACTGTAAGAGACCCTTTACCTGTTTCATAAGCTTTCCTTATACCGCTCCGTCCAAGAATTTGACCGGCTGTTGGAAAATCTGGACCTTGCACATAATCTGTAATGAGTTCATCGATGGTAATATCACCGTCTTTACTCACAGCTAACACTGCATCTATGATTTCACCTAAGTGATGGGGAGGGATATTGGTTGCCATCCCTACTGCGATACCACTTGCTCCATTTACGAGTAAATTAGGAAAGCGTGCTGGTAACACTAGTGGTTCTCTTTCTGTGCCATCATAGTTATCGTCATAATCGATGGTATCTTTATTAATATCGCGTAAAATTTCCATTGAAATTTTGGACATACGAGCTTCTGTATAACGCATGGCTGCTGCAGCATCACCATCAACAGAACCAAAGTTTCCATGTCCATCTACGAGCATGTAACGGAAGTTGAAATCTTGCGCCATACGTACCATGGAATCATACACAGCAGAGTCACCATGTGGGTGATACTTACCAATTACTTCACCTACGATACGAGCGGACTTCTTATAGGCTTTATCTGAGTGCATCCCAAGGTCATGCATTGCATACAAAATCCGTCTATGTACCGGCTTTAACCCATCACGAACATCAGGTAAAGCACGGGACACAATTACACTCATCGCATAATCCATAAAGGATGTTTTCATTTCTTGGCTAATGTTTATTTCTTGTACCTGGGGACGTTGTTGATCCACCATAACGACCTCCTATCAAATATGAGGGCCTACAGGATGTAGGTTTATTCAGACTTGTTCTATCACTTATAGACAAGTCTGAACATAATTACCTCCATGCCATTGTTAATAATCAAAGGCACCTGCGCACTTCTTTTTACACATCTAAATTTTTAACGTATTGGGCATTATCTTGAATAAAGTTTCGACGAGGTTCTACTTTATCCCCCATTAGAATCTCAAAGATTTCATCCGCTTCAATGGCATCTTCTAATTCTACTTGTAGTAGAGTCCTTGTCTCAGGGTCCATGGTTGTTTCCCATAGCTGTTCAGGGTTCATCTCACCTAAACCCTTGTAACGCTGTAAGCTAGGCTTAGGCGTCTTCGATAATTCTGCTAATTTCGTTTCCATCTCTTTGTCGTTAAAGGCATAATATATCGCTTTGCCTTGTTGAATTTTGTACAACGGTGGCTGTGCAATATAAACATAGCCATGCTCTAGCAGTGGACGCATATAACGATAAAAGAATGTAAGCAGCAATGTTCGAATATGAGCACCGTCTACATCAGCATCTGTCATAATCACAATCTTGTGATAGCGAGCTTTGGAAATGTCAAACTCGTCTCCAATTCCTGTTCCAAGGGCAGTAATAATAGAGCGAACCTCATTATTTGATAGGATTTTATCTAGACGAGCTTTTTCTACGTTAATAATTTTTCCTCGTAGCGGAAGGATAGCCTGGAAATGTCGGTCACGCCCCTGCTTAGCTGAGCCACCTGCAGAGTCGCCCTCTACGACGTACAATTCGCCAATGTTCGGATCTTTCGTCGAACAGTCAGCCAATTTTCCTGGTAGATTAGAAATTTCCAGAGCGTTCTTACGACGTGTTAGTTCTCGTGCCTTCTTAGCTGCAGCACGAGCTCGTGAAGCCATTAATCCTTTTTCAACAACTTTCTTCGCTGTGTTCGGGTTCTCGAATAAGAATTTCGAAAAGCGTTCATTGAAAATATTGTCCGTAACGGTTCGAGCTTCACTATTGCCTAACTTCGTCTTCGTTTGTCCCTCAAACTGTGGGTCCGGATGCTTAATTGAGATAATAGCCGTAAGTCCTTCACGAACATCATCTCCTGTTAAGTTCGGATCGTTTTCTTTAAACATGTTATTTCGACGAGCATAATCGTTAATCACTCTCGTTAGAGCCGTTTTAAAGCCAGATTCGTGTGTACCGCCTTCATAGGTGTGAATATTGTTAGCAAAAGAGTAGATGTTACTAACAAATCCATCGTTGTATTGAAGGGCTACTTCCACACTTATATTCTCGCTTTCACTCTCTACGTACACAGGTTCATGTAAACCTTCTCGAGTACGATTTAAGTGTTCAACGTAAGAGACAATACCACCCTCGTAGTAAAAGTCTTTCGTTTCATTTTCATTATCGCGCTTGTCACTGATTGAAATCTTCAAGCCTTTGTTCAAAAAGGCTAGCTCACGAATTCGATTGGAAAGTGTTTCAAATTGGTAGTCAATCGTTTCCGTAAAGATTTCTGTATCTGGTTTAAATTGAATACGAGTTCCCGTGATATCCGTCTCCCCGATTACTTTCAAATCCTCATCAGGAACACCACGTTGATAACTTTGATAGTAAATTTGACCATCCAAATGGACAAACACTTCTAGTTTACTGGAGAGGGCGTTCACTACCGAAGCACCAACACCGTGTAAGCCACCTGATACTTTGTAGCTTCCACCACCGAATTTACCACCTGCGTGCAGAACGGTTAAAATAACCTCTACAGCTGGCCGATTCGCTTTTTTGTGCATACCAACAGGAATACCACGTCCATTATCAGTAACCGTAATACTGTTGTCTTCCTCAATCGTCACAGTAATATGATCACAGTAACCAGCTAACGCCTCGTCAATACTATTATCGACGATCTCCCAAACTAAGTGATGGAGACCTTTTTCGTTAGTAGAGCCAATATACATTCCGGGTCGCTTTCGTACCGCTTCTAACCCTTCAAGCACTTGTATTTGGCTTTCATCATAAGCTTGTTGTTCAGATAATTTATCTTCCATCGTCATGCTCTCACCTACACTTCTTTCACTAGGTTAATTACTATCTATTCAGAAAAACCATCAGAGAAATCTTCCATCTTGTTTAACGTTGTCGTGATGTTGGCACGTTTCTTTAACGTAAGAACGGATAACGGACTGAAATATATATAGTCTTTCGTAATAACAATTGACTTTGCTTCGGCATTTGGAGACTCAAAAACTCGTTGATTATTTCTTTGATTCATAATCATTTCTTCTACGATTGAGGAGGAAGAGAATAATTCGTAATCAATTATGGATATCACATCATGCGATTCAATCACATGATCTTCCCCAATATGGATAAACAATGTGCCACCTCATTTCTCCTTGGTAACATGACCTTGATCTACGTAGAATATATCTGCTTGCTCTAGTGTTTCGTGCTCAATACCATCCACACTCGTTGTAGACACAAAGGTTTGGACCTTGCCTTGAATCGTATGCAAAAGATGAGACTGTCTGAAATCATCTAATTCACTTAATACATCATCCAATAAGAGAATTGGATATTCTCCTACTTCATTATGGATTAATTCAATTTCAGCTAGCTTTAATGATAGAGCAGTTGTACGTTGTTGCCCCTGAGATCCATAAGTTTGTACATCTTTTCCGTTTACATAAAAGATCAAATCATCACGGTGGGGACCAACGAGCGTTGTTCCTCGCTCTATCTCTCTACGTTCTACTTCCGCAAATTTATCTTGAAATACCTTTACCATTTTGGACAAATCCATATCCTCTGATACATCTAGAGAGGCATCATATGCAATTTCTAAGTTTTCTAGCTGTCTGCTAATTCCTTCATGAATAGGTTTTGCCCATTGTCTAAGCAAATGGAGAAATTTAAACCTACGCTGTACAATCGTTGCAGCATGTTCAATTAATTGCTCCGTTAACACCTGCAACATCGTCGGATCCATATTCTGTTTACGCTGATAGTCCTTTAGCAAATGATTCCGCTGCTTTAGGATCTTCTGGTATTGTCCTAAATGGTAAATGTATGCAGGTTGTATTTGACCAATCTCCATATCGATAAAACGACGACGAACCTGAGGACTGCCTTTGACTAGGTTCAAGTCTTCAGGTGCAAACATCACAACATTAAGCGCTCCAATGTAATCACTCAAGCGCTTCTGTTCCAAGTGATTCAGTTTTGCTTTCTTGCCTTTAGTCGAGACAACAATTTCCATCGGGAATTTACGTTTTCTTTTATACACACTCCCTCTTATTTTAGCATATTCTGCATCCCACATGATAAGTTCTTTATCACGTGGTGTTCGATGCGATTTAGAAAATGCTAAGACATAGATTGCCTCCATCAAATTCGTTTTACCCTGCGCATTTTCGCCAATGATTACATTCACTTTGTCATCAAAGGTTAAGTGGATATCTTGGTAATTTCTATATTGTTTTAATGCTATGTCTTCGATATGCATTGGAATTCCCCTTTAGTTCTAACGTCAGACCTATCATAGTCTGACCTGATTAGAAATACCGACTATTCACCAACCTACGTGAATGTCGACTGCTCACCGTTTCTTTTTGGTTTAAAAAGAAGCGGTAAGCAAAACAGTACCTTTGACATTTATACAGGGAAACGTCAATCGGCAAGTCTTTTTTCATGTTGGGAATTATTCCTCTTTTACAACGGTATAGCTTCCCTCACCTTCAATTTCTACAACATCTCCAACGCCTAGTTTTTTACCACGACGTGTTTCTTCTTCGCCATTTACAAAAACTGGGAATTCAGATAAAAACCACTTTGCCATTCCACCTGATTCAATGACATTAGCTAATTGTAAAAATTGTCCGAGTTGAATCATATCCGTTTCAATCTCAATACGTTTATGCATTTTCTTCACCCTAATAGTATATTCTTGGCCTTCTATCTATTTTACTAAAGAATAGCTCATAAGAAAAGCAAGGGCACAAAAACCCTTGCTTTTTCGTTAAATTTTATTTTAAAAACTGATTAATATGTTCTCACAGGCAAGATTAACTGTAAGATTTGATCATTATCGATTGGACGAATTAGAAATGGGCGCATCGCACC
Above is a genomic segment from Pontibacillus yanchengensis containing:
- the gyrB gene encoding DNA topoisomerase (ATP-hydrolyzing) subunit B, which produces MTMEDKLSEQQAYDESQIQVLEGLEAVRKRPGMYIGSTNEKGLHHLVWEIVDNSIDEALAGYCDHITVTIEEDNSITVTDNGRGIPVGMHKKANRPAVEVILTVLHAGGKFGGGSYKVSGGLHGVGASVVNALSSKLEVFVHLDGQIYYQSYQRGVPDEDLKVIGETDITGTRIQFKPDTEIFTETIDYQFETLSNRIRELAFLNKGLKISISDKRDNENETKDFYYEGGIVSYVEHLNRTREGLHEPVYVESESENISVEVALQYNDGFVSNIYSFANNIHTYEGGTHESGFKTALTRVINDYARRNNMFKENDPNLTGDDVREGLTAIISIKHPDPQFEGQTKTKLGNSEARTVTDNIFNERFSKFLFENPNTAKKVVEKGLMASRARAAAKKARELTRRKNALEISNLPGKLADCSTKDPNIGELYVVEGDSAGGSAKQGRDRHFQAILPLRGKIINVEKARLDKILSNNEVRSIITALGTGIGDEFDISKARYHKIVIMTDADVDGAHIRTLLLTFFYRYMRPLLEHGYVYIAQPPLYKIQQGKAIYYAFNDKEMETKLAELSKTPKPSLQRYKGLGEMNPEQLWETTMDPETRTLLQVELEDAIEADEIFEILMGDKVEPRRNFIQDNAQYVKNLDV
- the remB gene encoding extracellular matrix regulator RemB → MFIHIGEDHVIESHDVISIIDYELFSSSSIVEEMIMNQRNNQRVFESPNAEAKSIVITKDYIYFSPLSVLTLKKRANITTTLNKMEDFSDGFSE
- the recF gene encoding DNA replication/repair protein RecF (All proteins in this family for which functions are known are DNA-binding proteins that assist the filamentation of RecA onto DNA for the initiation of recombination or recombinational repair.); this translates as MHIEDIALKQYRNYQDIHLTFDDKVNVIIGENAQGKTNLMEAIYVLAFSKSHRTPRDKELIMWDAEYAKIRGSVYKRKRKFPMEIVVSTKGKKAKLNHLEQKRLSDYIGALNVVMFAPEDLNLVKGSPQVRRRFIDMEIGQIQPAYIYHLGQYQKILKQRNHLLKDYQRKQNMDPTMLQVLTEQLIEHAATIVQRRFKFLHLLRQWAKPIHEGISRQLENLEIAYDASLDVSEDMDLSKMVKVFQDKFAEVERREIERGTTLVGPHRDDLIFYVNGKDVQTYGSQGQQRTTALSLKLAEIELIHNEVGEYPILLLDDVLSELDDFRQSHLLHTIQGKVQTFVSTTSVDGIEHETLEQADIFYVDQGHVTKEK
- the gyrA gene encoding DNA gyrase subunit A — translated: MVDQQRPQVQEINISQEMKTSFMDYAMSVIVSRALPDVRDGLKPVHRRILYAMHDLGMHSDKAYKKSARIVGEVIGKYHPHGDSAVYDSMVRMAQDFNFRYMLVDGHGNFGSVDGDAAAAMRYTEARMSKISMEILRDINKDTIDYDDNYDGTEREPLVLPARFPNLLVNGASGIAVGMATNIPPHHLGEIIDAVLAVSKDGDITIDELITDYVQGPDFPTAGQILGRSGIRKAYETGKGSLTVRAKVEIEEQANGKSKLLVSELPFQVNKAKLIEKIAELVRDKKIEGITDLRDESDRDGLRVVIELRRDVNPNVVLNNLYKQTALQTSFGINMLALENGQPKVLNLKQCLEHYLDHQKVVIRRRTEYELRKAEARAHILEGLRIALDHIDEIITLIRESQTTDIAKEGLMTNYELSDKQAQAILDMRLQRLTGLEREKIEDEYQELVNLIAELKAILADNEKVLEIIREELTEIKERFNDTRRTEIITGGTDFIEDEDLIPEETIVVTVTHQGYVKRLPASTYRSQRRGGRGVQGMGTNEDDFVEHLLSTSTHNTLLFFTNKGKVYRAKGYEVPEFSRTAKGIPIINLLEIEKGEWVNAVIAVEDFVDDWYLFFTTKHGISKRTTLSQFANIRRGGLIALGLREDDELISVRLTDGSKHIMIGTKGGYVIRFPEEDVRTMGRTAAGVKGISLRDGDEVVSMEMIEDGLQVLNVTTKGFGKRTPANEYRITGRGGKGIRSCNLTDKNGEVVTVKSVIGDEDIMIITESGVLIRMPVESISQTGRNTQGVRLIRLQDDEEVATVAQIENKEDDEEEDTAVQSSETLEENDTISDQQESTEEE
- the yaaA gene encoding S4 domain-containing protein YaaA, whose translation is MHKRIEIETDMIQLGQFLQLANVIESGGMAKWFLSEFPVFVNGEEETRRGKKLGVGDVVEIEGEGSYTVVKEE